The following are encoded together in the Coffea arabica cultivar ET-39 chromosome 1c, Coffea Arabica ET-39 HiFi, whole genome shotgun sequence genome:
- the LOC140005491 gene encoding uncharacterized protein: protein MTADSTSSASLGGRRQRENGFERSLARSVKSRPRGHLDLNPARDEVEQILRPRPYENNYATSPFTLEIEDYPLPRRFKIPSIEIYDACTDPEDHLSVFLTHMRLQTAADEVRCKTFPMFLKGKARLWFQELKSGSIRSFPELARQFAAQFVSSKVYARNATHLMSIRQRPDESLRNFMTRFNAESLQVRDRDEKVVMAAFTNGFRVEEFFYDLAKNPPVDLEKLLRRAHEAANAEEAGRLKKESDRELGDRKGRTNPSEGKDVPSKKNVFDRLSKEKAPAPPPLPEKTYTPLTRPRAQILAVMEAEGLGDRPPKMGTPRNKRNQDRYCAFHRDVGHDTEGCWPCVRR from the exons ATGACTGCGGACTCCACCTCGTCCGCGAGCCTCGGTGGTCGGAGACAGCGAGAG AATGGGTTCGAGCGTTCCCTTGCTCGGTCTGTCAAGAGCCGACCCCGCGGCCACCTTGATTTGAACCCTGCCCGGGATGAAGTCGAGCAGATCCTTAGGCCCCGGCCATACGAGAACAACTACGCCACCTCGCCCTTTACCCTGGAAATAGAGGACTACCCGCTACCCCGGAGGTTTAAGATTCCGAGCATCGAGATATACGATGCCTGTACAGACCCGGAGGACCACCTCTCGGTCTTCTTGACGCACATGCGCCTGCAAACCGCCGCGGATGAGGTCCGCTGCAAGACCTTCCCCATGTTCCTAAAGGGGAAGGCGCGGCTCTGGTTCCAGGAGTTGAAATCGGGGTCTATACGGAGCTTTCCCGAGCTGGCCCGACAGTTTGCAGCCCAGTTCGTCTCCTCGAAGGTCTACGCGAGGAACGCAACCCACCTGATGTCCATCAGGCAAAGGCCCGACGAGTCACTGAGGAATTTCATGACCCGCTTCAATGCGGAGAGCTTGCAGGTCAGGGACAGGGACGAAAAAGTGGTGATGGCCGCCTTCACGAACGGGTTCAGGGTGGAGGAGTTTTTCTACGACCTGGCCAAGAATCCCCCCGTAGACCTGGAGAAACTCCTTCGCAGGGCGCATGAGGCTGCTAATGCGGAGGAGGCAGGTCGCCTAAAGAAAGAATCCGATCGGGAGCTCGGAGATCGGAAAGGTCGGACTAACCCCTCAGAGGGCAAGGACGTCCCATCCAAGAAAAACGTCTTCGACCGGCTCTCGAAGGAGAAGGCCCCTGCTCCGCCGCCACTCCCAGAGAAGACCTACACCCCTCTAACACGGCCGAGGGCTCAGATCTTGGCTGTGATGGAGGCGGAAGGGCTGGGAGATCGGCCGCCCAAGATGGGGACGCCCCGGAATAAAAGGAACCAGGATCGGTACTGCGCATTCCACCGCGACGTCGGACACGACACGGAGGGATGTTGGCCCTGCGTAAGGAGATAG